In Clostridium sporogenes, one genomic interval encodes:
- a CDS encoding DUF4825 domain-containing protein: MKNKFKILVPLVLILSLNLIGCGVNSEKKSKENVKNSSKVETYDLIKYKGTYVGDNSSVGSIIKNLPANEYSAGFSLQTTKEPYEITINYKTNENLGEENYNKFWKDNKVEKLLEKNAVVLLYLIPNAEIIKFNVENIGEKSYKYDRKNLEQKYGNLRNLFKDNDSLNKFLNN, translated from the coding sequence ATGAAAAATAAATTTAAAATATTAGTACCTTTAGTACTCATCCTATCATTAAATTTAATAGGTTGTGGAGTAAATTCTGAAAAAAAATCAAAGGAAAATGTGAAGAATAGTTCTAAAGTTGAAACATATGATTTGATAAAATATAAAGGCACATATGTAGGCGATAATAGTTCTGTAGGAAGTATTATAAAAAATTTACCTGCTAATGAATATAGTGCTGGATTTAGCCTACAAACTACTAAAGAGCCCTATGAAATAACCATTAACTATAAAACAAATGAAAATTTAGGTGAAGAAAATTATAATAAATTTTGGAAGGACAACAAAGTTGAAAAACTTTTAGAAAAAAATGCTGTGGTATTATTATATCTTATACCAAATGCTGAAATTATTAAATTTAATGTAGAGAATATAGGAGAAAAATCCTATAAATATGATAGAAAAAATTTAGAACAAAAATATGGGAACTTAAGAAACCTATTTAAAGATAATGATTCATTAAATAAATTTTTAAATAATTAG
- a CDS encoding AraC family transcriptional regulator, translating to MNYRKDIENCIEYIEEHIKEPLTLKEITQEIGYSSYHFCRVFSFLKGMPLMEYVRKRRLSLSTIDLLEGKKIIDVALKWGFETPSSFARAFRKEFGCSPSQYIKKMKSYYKSKNSLILGKFMNDPYIIKKHGFKVAGYGIKTNVADSKYTKDVASFWSNYNGENLESKLYKILSPLKHGEVGLCIPCSDSGDITYLLGVIVEDFSKVTSDMITVEVPKAQYAVFTTNPVNTIDSKDQREFAKIIKESWKYIFDEWFKNNDYEYDEEKLDFEFYDERCHLRPDTVMDIYVPIKKLER from the coding sequence ATGAATTATAGAAAAGATATAGAAAATTGCATTGAGTATATAGAAGAGCATATTAAAGAACCTCTTACACTTAAAGAAATTACACAGGAAATAGGGTACTCATCATATCATTTCTGCAGAGTTTTTTCTTTTTTAAAGGGTATGCCCTTAATGGAATATGTAAGAAAAAGGAGACTTTCTTTATCTACTATAGATTTATTAGAAGGTAAAAAAATAATAGATGTTGCTTTAAAATGGGGATTTGAAACACCAAGTAGTTTTGCAAGAGCCTTTAGAAAAGAGTTTGGATGTAGTCCAAGTCAATACATTAAAAAAATGAAATCTTATTACAAAAGTAAAAATAGCTTAATCCTAGGTAAGTTTATGAACGATCCATATATCATTAAAAAACATGGATTTAAAGTTGCTGGATATGGTATTAAAACTAATGTGGCAGATAGTAAATATACAAAGGATGTAGCCTCCTTTTGGAGCAATTATAATGGAGAAAATTTGGAAAGTAAACTATATAAAATTCTATCACCCCTAAAACATGGGGAAGTTGGATTATGCATACCCTGTTCTGATAGTGGGGATATAACCTATTTATTAGGGGTTATTGTTGAGGATTTTTCCAAGGTAACTTCTGATATGATAACTGTTGAAGTACCAAAGGCTCAGTATGCAGTGTTTACTACAAATCCTGTTAATACGATAGATAGCAAAGACCAAAGGGAATTTGCAAAGATTATTAAAGAATCATGGAAATATATATTTGATGAATGGTTTAAAAATAATGATTACGAATATGATGAAGAAAAATTGGATTTTGAATTTTATGATGAGAGATGTCATTTAAGACCAGACACAGTTATGGATATTTATGTGCCGATAAAAAAGTTGGAAAGGTGA
- a CDS encoding class I SAM-dependent methyltransferase — protein sequence MINYYGSLCTVVYELLHSHAPEDELQFYLQYAKKEMKILEPLCGTGRFLVPFLERGFNITGFDMSEEMLKELYKKAPKAKVFESSIEEFSPEEKYDYIFITSGSFSLFIDEDSAFNVLVKMREALAPKGKFVFAAEITANIISDREEYLENSHIKTKEGYDIIFKSKSFYDKHKKILSTPSLYELYDGDKLLRKEEMDFRIKLYDFGELDKLILKAGFKGSHVFSDFNRRESIDKNTETFLYECYI from the coding sequence ATGATTAATTATTATGGAAGTTTATGTACAGTAGTGTATGAGCTACTACATTCTCATGCACCAGAAGATGAGCTGCAATTTTATTTACAATATGCAAAAAAGGAGATGAAAATACTAGAACCCCTTTGTGGAACAGGAAGATTTCTAGTACCTTTTTTAGAAAGAGGCTTTAATATTACTGGATTTGATATGTCAGAAGAAATGCTAAAAGAACTTTATAAAAAAGCTCCCAAGGCAAAGGTCTTTGAAAGTTCTATTGAAGAATTTTCTCCAGAGGAAAAATATGATTATATTTTTATTACATCTGGTTCATTTTCATTATTTATTGATGAGGATAGTGCTTTTAATGTGCTGGTAAAAATGAGGGAAGCACTAGCACCAAAAGGCAAGTTTGTTTTTGCTGCTGAGATAACCGCTAATATAATTTCTGATAGGGAAGAGTACCTTGAAAATAGTCACATAAAGACCAAAGAAGGTTATGATATAATCTTTAAAAGTAAAAGTTTTTATGATAAACACAAAAAAATATTATCCACACCAAGTTTATATGAGTTATATGATGGTGATAAATTACTACGTAAAGAAGAAATGGATTTTCGTATAAAATTATATGATTTTGGAGAATTAGACAAGTTAATATTAAAGGCAGGATTTAAAGGGAGCCATGTATTCAGTGATTTCAATAGAAGAGAATCTATAGATAAAAATACTGAAACCTTTTTATATGAATGTTATATTTAA
- a CDS encoding peptide MFS transporter, which yields MSEKKQKHPIGLWLVNISIALQSYAAYAVVSILILFLTADVSKNGLGLSVPKAAAIIGLYQGINYMGSLVGGYITDKWLGIQKSLILGCFLTACGYLALFFSKPNIGSVWLGLIILIVAGAFFKAQISSLVGELYGKNELSKKDAAYSIFYMFINIGAFFGPIIAGLISDKWFAKVAADGEIAAYGYKYIFLMCTLIMIFIGIFIWIVSPKWLGEIGKYPVSKDKKTSTESVSTKSTEKAKAQPLTQLEKNRIKAMIVMFVFVIIFWSAWDQTATSFSLLANKLVNRTIGGFTMPVPWLTSINAIFCVVLSPIIANIWLKLGNSKKGDLSVPTKMGLGMILTGIAFLTLIVGISTLGGVLDGSKQMNILFIIVAYFLLTVGELCLSPIGMAMFNKLAPAKYGSLAMGAWYLSFFFSSIISGKLAGFTDTLGYTQIFGLISGIVIVFGVILILLRNGLLKLMSLDELDK from the coding sequence ATGTCTGAAAAAAAACAAAAACATCCTATTGGATTATGGCTAGTAAATATCTCCATAGCTTTACAAAGTTATGCAGCTTATGCAGTAGTTTCAATATTAATACTATTTTTAACAGCTGATGTTAGCAAAAATGGACTTGGTCTAAGTGTACCAAAAGCCGCTGCTATCATAGGTTTATACCAAGGTATAAACTATATGGGTTCCCTAGTTGGTGGATATATAACTGATAAATGGCTTGGAATCCAGAAATCACTAATATTAGGTTGTTTTCTAACTGCTTGTGGTTATTTGGCGCTATTTTTTTCCAAACCAAATATTGGTAGTGTCTGGTTGGGACTTATTATCCTAATTGTTGCTGGTGCATTTTTCAAGGCACAAATTAGTAGCCTTGTAGGTGAACTTTATGGCAAAAATGAATTGTCTAAAAAAGATGCTGCCTATAGCATATTTTATATGTTTATAAATATCGGTGCTTTTTTTGGACCTATAATTGCTGGTTTAATTTCTGATAAATGGTTCGCTAAAGTAGCAGCTGATGGTGAAATCGCAGCCTATGGTTATAAATACATTTTTCTTATGTGTACTTTGATAATGATATTTATAGGTATCTTTATTTGGATTGTATCTCCTAAATGGCTAGGTGAGATAGGAAAATACCCAGTTTCCAAAGATAAAAAAACTTCCACAGAATCCGTAAGCACAAAATCAACAGAAAAAGCTAAAGCACAACCTTTGACACAATTAGAAAAAAATCGTATTAAAGCAATGATTGTGATGTTTGTGTTTGTCATTATATTTTGGTCAGCATGGGATCAAACTGCTACATCCTTCTCTTTACTTGCAAATAAACTTGTAAACAGAACCATCGGTGGATTTACAATGCCTGTACCTTGGCTTACTTCTATTAATGCAATCTTTTGCGTAGTATTGTCACCAATAATTGCGAATATATGGTTAAAACTTGGAAATAGTAAAAAGGGCGACTTATCAGTTCCTACTAAAATGGGACTTGGAATGATTTTAACAGGTATTGCCTTCTTAACCTTAATAGTAGGTATATCAACATTAGGTGGTGTTTTAGACGGAAGTAAACAAATGAACATACTTTTCATCATTGTGGCTTACTTTTTATTAACAGTAGGAGAGCTTTGCCTATCTCCAATAGGAATGGCAATGTTCAATAAATTAGCTCCTGCAAAATACGGCTCCCTAGCAATGGGTGCATGGTACTTAAGCTTCTTCTTTTCAAGTATAATTTCAGGAAAACTTGCAGGATTTACAGATACCCTAGGATATACCCAAATATTTGGCTTAATATCTGGCATTGTAATAGTATTTGGTGTAATTCTAATTTTATTACGAAATGGATTATTAAAACTAATGTCTCTAGATGAATTAGATAAATAA
- a CDS encoding M24 family metallopeptidase produces MNIHETPTGFRWQYRPKETHRFEEGIVITDEPGIYIAGSHGIRIENELIVCKGENNG; encoded by the coding sequence ATGAACATTCATGAAACACCAACTGGATTTAGGTGGCAATACCGTCCAAAGGAAACTCATCGCTTTGAAGAAGGTATAGTTATTACTGATGAACCAGGAATTTATATAGCAGGCTCACATGGAATACGTATTGAAAATGAACTTATTGTATGCAAAGGTGAAAATAATGGTTAA
- a CDS encoding aminopeptidase P family N-terminal domain-containing protein, which produces MHLFINENKLNDEIKSNLKENGALFIHPYNKIYKEVKKFTNSDVVLVHPDRMNYALYNNIDKEVITEISSSNKLDAFPAEQGRFIRPSFEPISSFGEHATIVTCILLMENSFMIVTV; this is translated from the coding sequence GTGCATCTATTCATCAATGAAAATAAATTAAATGATGAAATTAAATCAAATCTTAAGGAAAATGGTGCATTATTTATACATCCATATAATAAAATATACAAAGAAGTTAAAAAATTCACTAACTCTGATGTAGTTTTAGTCCATCCAGATAGAATGAATTATGCATTATACAATAATATAGACAAAGAAGTTATTACAGAAATAAGTTCTTCTAATAAACTAGATGCGTTCCCTGCAGAACAAGGTAGATTTATTCGTCCAAGTTTTGAACCTATTTCTTCATTTGGTGAACATGCTACCATAGTAACATGCATCTTGCTCATGGAAAATTCCTTTATGATTGTAACGGTATGA
- a CDS encoding sugar O-acetyltransferase, producing the protein MNQKDRMLAGLPYKACLDGLPEERMENKKKIYEYNHCFPDEHEKIHKLIRDILGKAGADVHIEAPFYCDYGKNIQVGDNFFANYNCTILDVGKVIIGNNVQFAPNVSLYTAGHPIHPDSRNSGYEYGIGITIGDNAWLGGNVVVNPGVHIGNNVVIGSGSVVTKDIPDNVIAIGNPCKVIREITEEDRKYYYKNYEFDVDDYKE; encoded by the coding sequence ATGAATCAGAAAGATAGAATGTTAGCAGGGCTTCCATATAAAGCGTGCTTAGATGGATTACCAGAAGAACGAATGGAAAATAAAAAGAAAATTTATGAGTATAACCATTGCTTCCCAGATGAACATGAAAAAATCCATAAATTAATAAGAGATATTCTTGGAAAAGCGGGTGCAGATGTACATATAGAGGCACCCTTTTATTGTGATTATGGAAAGAATATTCAAGTTGGAGATAACTTTTTTGCAAATTACAACTGTACAATTCTAGATGTGGGAAAAGTAATTATAGGTAATAATGTACAATTTGCTCCAAATGTTTCTTTGTATACAGCAGGTCATCCCATACATCCTGATTCACGAAATTCTGGATATGAATATGGAATTGGTATAACAATAGGAGATAATGCGTGGCTGGGAGGAAATGTTGTTGTAAATCCTGGAGTTCATATTGGAAATAACGTTGTTATTGGTTCGGGAAGTGTTGTTACAAAAGACATTCCAGACAATGTGATAGCAATAGGAAATCCATGTAAAGTTATTCGTGAAATTACAGAAGAAGATCGTAAGTATTATTATAAAAATTATGAATTTGATGTTGATGATTATAAGGAATAG
- a CDS encoding transpeptidase-transglycosylase: MDKFRNMKKSHIALLVVMYMVLMGSFPRFTGWVTIFSTIAVGGYFLKNKKDLKELARKKKNFIFAGIIILAIIGSLNVAVGNNIQNEKLMAEKAKQEQEIKQEEQKKIEEKKLAEEQKRIQEEEAKKKAAEEKRKQEEEAKKKAAEEQKKQEELKRKQEEENKIKAENEQAQAAFAQSTDKDNSNDQFNEGKNVDNNQNYTVYKTRTGSKYHSSGCRYLKKSCYETTVSQARNEGLSPCSVCNP; the protein is encoded by the coding sequence GTGGATAAATTTCGTAATATGAAAAAATCTCATATAGCCTTATTAGTGGTAATGTATATGGTGTTAATGGGAAGCTTCCCTAGATTTACAGGATGGGTAACTATTTTTTCAACAATTGCAGTGGGAGGTTATTTTTTAAAGAACAAAAAAGACTTAAAAGAACTAGCTAGGAAGAAGAAAAACTTTATATTTGCAGGTATAATAATTTTAGCTATTATAGGAAGCCTTAATGTAGCCGTAGGAAATAATATTCAAAATGAAAAATTGATGGCAGAAAAAGCTAAACAAGAACAAGAAATTAAGCAAGAAGAACAAAAAAAGATAGAAGAAAAGAAGTTAGCAGAAGAACAAAAAAGGATACAAGAGGAAGAAGCTAAGAAAAAAGCCGCAGAAGAAAAAAGAAAACAAGAAGAGGAAGCCAAGAAAAAAGCTGCAGAAGAACAAAAAAAGCAAGAAGAATTAAAAAGAAAACAAGAAGAAGAAAATAAAATAAAAGCTGAGAATGAACAAGCTCAAGCAGCATTTGCTCAATCAACAGACAAAGATAATTCAAATGATCAATTTAATGAAGGTAAAAATGTAGATAATAATCAAAATTATACAGTATATAAAACCAGAACAGGATCTAAATATCATAGTTCAGGGTGTAGATATTTAAAGAAAAGCTGTTATGAAACAACAGTATCGCAAGCACGAAATGAAGGGCTAAGTCCATGCAGTGTGTGTAATCCATAG